The following coding sequences are from one Pyxidicoccus xibeiensis window:
- the rpsU gene encoding 30S ribosomal protein S21: MPGIRVKEGESIESALKRFKKATEKAGILSEIRKREHYEKPSVKRKKKALAAKKRAVKKARKSF, translated from the coding sequence ATGCCCGGTATCCGAGTCAAGGAAGGCGAGTCCATCGAGAGCGCCCTCAAGCGTTTCAAGAAGGCCACCGAGAAGGCCGGAATCCTCTCCGAGATCCGCAAGCGCGAGCACTACGAGAAGCCTTCCGTGAAGAGGAAGAAGAAGGCCCTCGCCGCCAAGAAGCGCGCTGTGAAGAAGGCCCGCAAGTCGTTCTAG